The genome window CCCAAATCAAATTTAATCGAACAACGCTCTGCTATAGCTACCGTGTTGTCAAGAGCATCCGGTAATTCTGTTCCGAGTAAATGATCCATTTCTTCAGGAGAACGAAGGTAAAAATCATTACATGAAAAAGACATTCTATCTGGATCGTTCATAGTTGTTCCTGTCTGTACACACAACAGGATTTCATGCCAATTGTAGTCTTCTTCGTTCAGGTAATGCGCATCATTTGTAGCTATGAGATTAAAATCATTTGCTCTTGCCATCTTAACAATTGCCTTGTTAACAATAGCTTGTTCCGGAATTGAGTTGTACATTATTTCAAGAAAAAAGTTATCCTTACCCATAATATCTCTATACATTTGGGCGCGAGCTAATGCTTCTTCCTCTTTCCCTTGCAAGATTAAAGAAGGAATCTCTCCTGCAAGGCACGCAGATGACGCAATAATTCCCTCGCTATATCGAGCGAGAAGATCGTGGTCAATTCTCGGCTTGTAATAAAATCCTTCTGTATTCGCAATAGAAACAAGCTTTATTAAGTTGTGGTAGCCCTGCTGGTTTTCAGCAAGAAGAAGTAAATGAAAATTTTTGCCCTTCTTTTCCCTTGAAGTGTGCCCATCGGGATCAACATACACTTCGCAACCTATAATCGGTTTAATTCCTGCAGTTAAACATTTATCATAGAATTCTATAGCACCATACATTGCCCCATGGTCAGTGAGAGCCACCGCTGGCATTCCCCACGACGCAACTTTTTCAGCAAGCTCTCCACAACGTATAGCGCCATCAAGCAAACTATATTCACTGTGAACGTGTAAATGAACAAAAGGACGAGTCATTCTTCTGTGATTCCCCCATCTATTTCTTCTACATTTTCTTTCTTATGGAGAAGCACTTCTCCGCCTCCCCAGCGAAGTACCGCATCAACAAGACCTGAAAAAACTGCTTGTTCCTGTTCCTGTTCTTGCTCTTGATCTTCTTCCTGTTCATTTTCTGTTTTAGATGCAGATTTTCCCGGCTTCGCTGAGGGGATGTCATCAAAAGGCAAAACCTTCGTTGGTTCGTCTTGAATTTCAAAAACAGCCTCTTCAGATTCAGAAATTTTTTTCGATGATGAAAAATCATATTCTAAAGTTTTATCATTACATATGTACTGAAGAGTTAGCTTTTCATTGAAAACTTCCTCTATTTTCTGTTGCAAAATGAAAGCATTTCTTTCTACCGAAAGAAGCTCTAAGGAATACTTACAGTATTCTGGAAATTCCAATGTGAGCAGTCCATTTTCAAAAGAAACAGAGGCGTAAAGTAGGGCACTATACATATGGATGTCACCATGAATAAATGATGTTAAAAGTTCTTCCCATTTTTCTTTCAAGGTGACGCTCTGCACATAAGATTCTTTTGGCTTACTTGGCTCTTGAGGCTCCTGAGGCTCCTGAAACACTTCGATCACTTTGGGCTCTGCAACTACTTCTAGCTTTTTTTTCGAAGTCTTTTTTTCTACATTATCACTATGTTGAGTCAAAATTTCATCTTCGATTAACTTATTCAAAAAAAGGCCAGAAAGAACGTCTGTTTTCATCCCCATACGCACGTGAGGAAGTATTTTCGCACAAAAATCCATGAGCGATAATAGATGATGGGATTTCCAAAAAGGAGACTCCTGAAGCAAAAAATTCTTCTCGGAAGAAGAACCTTCCAATAGAGAAACTGAATCTTTTCCCCAAGATTTCGTTATCCAAAGATCTCGAAAAATAACGAAAAGATCTTCTACAACTTTTTGAGGAGAAGCTCCTCGTCTAAACATGTTTTGTAATTCAGTAAAGACAGACATATCTGCTGAGCGAACAGATGCAACCCATCGTTCAAGCTCTGGACGACTTCCCCCTCCTAAAAGACAATTAACATCCTCTATTTCCAATCGTTTTCCAGCCAGAGCCATAACCTGCTCCAAGAGAGACTGGGCATCACGCATTGCTCCATCTGCCTGTCTGGCAATTTCCCATAGGGCATCTTCCTCTGCCTCTCTATTTTCTTTCTGAATGATATCTTTTAAACATGTAACAATACTCAGAGCGTCTATTTTCCTAAAAGGTATATGTTGACAACGAGATCGGATTGTTACTGGTACCTTGTGAGGTTCCGTTGTTGCCAAAATAAATATAACGTGGGAAGGAGGCTCCTCCAATGTTTTAAGTAGAGCGTTAAAGGCTGAAATAGAAAGCATATGTACCTCGTCTATGATGT of Aminobacterium sp. MB27-C1 contains these proteins:
- the dnaX gene encoding DNA polymerase III subunit gamma/tau — translated: MTVSLYRRYRPAQFSQVIAQEAAVQVITKALEDNRVSHAYLFSGPRGCGKTTLARLLAKALNCVGDKDGVEPCNKCVNCTAINRGESLDVIEIDGASNNSVDEVRELKSHVSLSPFASLYKVYIIDEVHMLSISAFNALLKTLEEPPSHVIFILATTEPHKVPVTIRSRCQHIPFRKIDALSIVTCLKDIIQKENREAEEDALWEIARQADGAMRDAQSLLEQVMALAGKRLEIEDVNCLLGGGSRPELERWVASVRSADMSVFTELQNMFRRGASPQKVVEDLFVIFRDLWITKSWGKDSVSLLEGSSSEKNFLLQESPFWKSHHLLSLMDFCAKILPHVRMGMKTDVLSGLFLNKLIEDEILTQHSDNVEKKTSKKKLEVVAEPKVIEVFQEPQEPQEPSKPKESYVQSVTLKEKWEELLTSFIHGDIHMYSALLYASVSFENGLLTLEFPEYCKYSLELLSVERNAFILQQKIEEVFNEKLTLQYICNDKTLEYDFSSSKKISESEEAVFEIQDEPTKVLPFDDIPSAKPGKSASKTENEQEEDQEQEQEQEQAVFSGLVDAVLRWGGGEVLLHKKENVEEIDGGITEE